The segment GGATGTCTTCGCTGCCGCTGCTGGCCAGCTTGCTCTGGGCATCCAGCAGCACGATCACGTCGGGGCGGTCGGCCAGCAGGGTGTCGAGGTCTTCGTAGAAGGTCACTTCGGCGAACTGCTGGGCCAGCGAGTTGGCCAGCCAGGCATAGGCCTGGTTGCCACCCAGGGTTGCCACCGGTGTGGCCTGGCCGCTGGCCGGGGCGGCCTGGTCGTGGTGGCGTTGCAGGTAGTCCAGGGTGGCAGCGGCATTACGCCCCAGCAGCACCGCCACATGCTGGCCATGGCTCAGGCTGACGCTGGAAAGCTCGGTGGCCGAGTACAAGTGGTTGCCAGGTTGGTTGGCCTGCGGGCTGGCGCAGCCGGTGAGGGCGGCGAGCAGGGCCAGCAGGGCGGCGATCATGCCGGTTTTCATGGGAGGTGCCTCGTCGAAGGTGCAATGGCGGCCATTTTCGCCGCCCGCTGCCATCGACGGAACTCGATGGCAAGCATGGTGGCTATCGACGGGGTTGATGGTTCAGCCGGCCTTGCTCATGAACTGCAAAATGCGCTCACGCAGCCAGCGTTCGGCCGGGTCGTTGTCGTGGGCGCTGCTCCAGGCCATCGACAGCTCGGCCTCGGCGATGTCGAAAGGCGCCGGGTCGGCGCGCAGGCTGCCGTCGTCGGCCAGGGCGCAGGCGGCGTAGTCGGGCACCGTGGCGATCATCTCGGTGTTGCGC is part of the Pseudomonas fakonensis genome and harbors:
- a CDS encoding ATPase; the protein is MKTGMIAALLALLAALTGCASPQANQPGNHLYSATELSSVSLSHGQHVAVLLGRNAAATLDYLQRHHDQAAPASGQATPVATLGGNQAYAWLANSLAQQFAEVTFYEDLDTLLADRPDVIVLLDAQSKLASSGSEDIQASVVARFFDEQLTYIGRAEGLSRKGAKGTDLVRQLQDEQSVQADALRQFDASLKVLLQGAV